In a single window of the Bacillus clarus genome:
- a CDS encoding metal-sulfur cluster assembly factor — protein MSQQAFEEKLYANLEAVIDPELGVDIINLGLVYDVTADENNNAVITMTMTSIGCPMAGQIVSDVKKVLSTNVPEVNEIEVNVVWNPPWSKERMSRMAKIALGIRD, from the coding sequence AAAAATTATATGCGAATTTAGAAGCAGTTATTGACCCTGAACTAGGTGTTGATATTATCAACCTTGGATTAGTTTATGACGTTACAGCAGATGAGAATAACAATGCTGTCATTACAATGACGATGACATCTATCGGTTGCCCAATGGCTGGTCAAATCGTATCAGATGTTAAAAAAGTATTATCAACAAACGTACCTGAAGTCAATGAAATAGAAGTGAATGTCGTTTGGAATCCACCTTGGTCAAAAGAGCGTATGTCACGTATGGCGAAAATCGCATTAGGTATTCGAGATTAA